The Alphaproteobacteria bacterium genome contains a region encoding:
- the dnaN gene encoding DNA polymerase III subunit beta: MKVTVERAALLKSIGHVHRVVERRNTIPILANLLIRAEKGKLGLKATDLDLEVVESIPAEVSPGGATTVPAHMIYDIVRKLPEGAQIVLDSSGDRASLTIRAGKSRFSLQTLPESDFPDLAAGEMTHKFSLPAKELKRLIDKTQFAISTEETRYYLNGIYLHVAGPAKAHRLRAVATDGHRLAQAELDAPNGAEGMPGIIVPRKTVGEVQRLIEDLDAEVGIELSQTKIRFTIGDVVLTSKLIDGTFPDYGRVIPAGNDKTLMVDKPEFAAAVDRVSTVSSERGRAVKLAVSAGKLILTVTNPDSGSATEELEVEYDSDPLDIGFNSRYLLDIAAQIEGDVAVLKLADPGSPTLIQEKGSANALYVLMPMRV; encoded by the coding sequence ATGAAAGTGACCGTCGAGCGCGCCGCGCTCCTGAAATCGATCGGACACGTGCACCGCGTCGTCGAGCGGCGCAATACGATTCCGATCCTGGCGAACCTCTTGATCCGCGCCGAGAAGGGCAAGCTCGGACTGAAAGCGACCGACCTCGATCTCGAGGTGGTCGAAAGCATTCCGGCCGAGGTATCGCCCGGCGGCGCCACCACGGTGCCGGCGCACATGATCTACGACATCGTGCGCAAGCTGCCCGAGGGCGCGCAGATCGTGCTCGATTCCTCCGGCGATCGCGCCTCGCTGACCATCCGCGCCGGCAAGTCTCGTTTCTCGCTGCAGACCTTGCCGGAAAGCGATTTTCCCGACCTCGCGGCCGGTGAGATGACGCATAAATTCTCGCTTCCCGCAAAAGAGCTGAAGCGGCTGATCGACAAGACCCAGTTCGCGATCTCGACCGAGGAGACGCGTTACTATCTCAACGGCATCTATCTGCATGTTGCCGGCCCTGCGAAGGCGCACAGGCTGCGCGCGGTCGCAACCGACGGGCATCGGCTCGCGCAGGCCGAGCTCGACGCGCCGAACGGCGCCGAGGGGATGCCGGGCATCATCGTGCCGCGCAAGACCGTCGGCGAGGTGCAGCGCCTGATCGAGGATCTCGATGCCGAGGTCGGAATCGAGCTCTCGCAGACGAAAATCCGTTTCACGATCGGCGATGTCGTGCTCACCTCGAAGCTGATCGACGGCACCTTCCCGGACTACGGGCGCGTGATCCCGGCGGGGAACGACAAGACCCTGATGGTGGACAAGCCGGAGTTCGCCGCCGCCGTCGACCGGGTCTCGACGGTGTCGAGCGAGCGCGGACGCGCCGTGAAGCTCGCCGTATCGGCGGGCAAGCTCATCCTCACCGTCACCAATCCGGACTCGGGCAGCGCAACGGAAGAACTGGAGGTCGAATACGACTCCGACCCGCTCGATATCGGATTCAACTCGCGCTATCTGCTCGATATCGCGGCGCAGATCGAAGGCGACGTCGCGGTGCTAAAGCTCGCCGATCCGGGTTCGCCGACGCTCATCCAGGAGAAGGGCTCGGCGAACGCGCTGTATGTGCTCATGCCGATGCGGGTTTAG
- the recF gene encoding DNA replication/repair protein RecF yields MTAARIHKLNLTNFRSYHAAALRVNAQLAVLVGPNGAGKTNLIEAISFLAPGRGLRRATLDEVAFSEGDGSWAVAAELEGALGLATLGTGIEPQRAEEESSPRKCRIDGEPVPSASAFTDHVSVVWMTPAMDGLFGGPASERRRFLDRLVLAVDGTHSSRVNALERSLRSRNRLLERGGADPHWLEAIEHETAEVAVAVAAARAETVRRLAAALARNRDPASPFPWAGVALDGWIENAVMELPATEVEDRYRASLRDNRARDTAAGRTTDGPHLTDLEVLYGPKGIAAPLASTGEQKALLIGLVLAHAGLVAEMTQHAPLLLLDEVVAHLDPGRRAALYDALTTLDAQVFMTGADPAPFAAVASRAQIFDVSPGRVTPTP; encoded by the coding sequence ATGACCGCGGCACGCATTCACAAACTGAATCTCACGAATTTCCGCAGCTACCATGCGGCTGCGCTGCGCGTTAACGCGCAGCTTGCGGTGCTGGTCGGGCCGAACGGCGCGGGCAAGACCAACCTGATCGAGGCGATTTCATTTCTCGCGCCGGGCCGCGGGTTGCGCCGCGCAACGCTCGATGAAGTCGCATTCTCCGAAGGCGATGGCTCATGGGCGGTCGCGGCCGAACTCGAGGGCGCGCTCGGCCTCGCGACGCTTGGCACGGGAATCGAGCCGCAACGCGCCGAAGAGGAATCAAGCCCCCGCAAATGCCGCATCGACGGCGAGCCGGTCCCCTCCGCGTCCGCGTTCACGGATCACGTGAGCGTCGTCTGGATGACGCCCGCGATGGACGGGCTGTTCGGCGGCCCCGCCTCGGAGCGTCGGCGCTTCCTCGATCGGCTGGTGCTCGCCGTCGACGGCACCCATTCGAGCCGCGTCAACGCGCTGGAGCGTTCGCTGCGCTCGCGCAACCGCCTGCTCGAGCGGGGCGGCGCCGATCCGCATTGGCTCGAGGCGATCGAGCATGAGACCGCCGAGGTCGCCGTCGCGGTCGCGGCCGCGCGCGCCGAAACGGTGCGGCGTCTCGCGGCTGCGCTTGCACGCAACCGCGACCCGGCTTCGCCGTTCCCGTGGGCGGGCGTCGCCCTCGACGGCTGGATCGAGAATGCCGTGATGGAGCTGCCGGCAACCGAGGTGGAGGACCGCTACCGTGCGAGCTTGCGCGACAACCGCGCGCGCGATACGGCGGCCGGGCGCACCACCGATGGCCCGCATCTGACCGACCTCGAAGTGCTGTACGGCCCGAAAGGGATTGCGGCCCCACTCGCCTCGACCGGCGAGCAGAAGGCCCTGCTGATCGGGCTCGTGCTCGCGCATGCCGGCCTCGTCGCCGAGATGACGCAGCACGCGCCGCTGCTGCTGCTCGACGAGGTGGTCGCCCACCTCGATCCCGGGCGCCGCGCCGCGCTCTACGATGCGCTGACCACACTCGACGCGCAGGTCTTTATGACCGGTGCGGATCCTGCGCCGTTCGCGGCGGTCGCCTCGCGCGCGCAGATATTCGATGTAAGCCCGGGACGCGTGACGCCGACACCCTGA
- a CDS encoding 2'-5' RNA ligase family protein, with product MKTAVLARTPAPPDDPGRPCAPVFTAIGLGLALVLGFAQAAAAQQNSVTAIDIALEPDATMIQHAMDANARLRKSFPKGFALDATHHPHVTMLQQFVRTEDLDKVFAAANAVFAKEKPKAWTLKAFKYYYIPSPPFGLAGIVVEPTADLHRLQDALIKAVEPYTVKTGTPAAFFSEDGGRDIQEDLIEYVANFTKIAAGERFNPHVTIGVAMETYLKEMLAEPFGSFTFSPAGASVYQLGTFGTARKELKALPLTP from the coding sequence ATGAAGACGGCCGTCCTGGCAAGGACTCCCGCTCCTCCGGATGACCCGGGTCGTCCATGCGCGCCAGTCTTTACAGCCATCGGCCTCGGGCTCGCCTTGGTGCTTGGCTTCGCTCAAGCGGCGGCCGCGCAGCAAAATTCCGTGACAGCGATCGACATCGCGCTCGAACCCGACGCGACGATGATTCAGCACGCGATGGACGCCAACGCTCGTCTGCGCAAATCTTTCCCGAAGGGCTTTGCTCTGGATGCGACGCACCATCCGCATGTGACGATGTTGCAGCAATTCGTCCGCACGGAAGACCTCGACAAGGTCTTTGCGGCGGCGAACGCGGTTTTTGCCAAAGAGAAGCCCAAGGCATGGACGCTGAAGGCGTTCAAGTATTACTACATCCCGTCTCCGCCATTTGGCCTCGCGGGGATCGTCGTTGAGCCGACGGCCGACCTGCATCGGCTGCAGGATGCACTCATCAAGGCCGTCGAGCCCTACACCGTGAAGACCGGCACCCCGGCCGCGTTCTTCAGTGAAGACGGCGGACGCGACATTCAAGAAGACCTGATCGAGTATGTCGCCAATTTCACCAAGATCGCAGCCGGCGAGCGATTCAATCCGCACGTGACGATCGGCGTCGCCATGGAAACCTATTTGAAGGAGATGTTGGCGGAGCCATTCGGCTCGTTCACGTTCTCGCCTGCTGGCGCGTCGGTCTATCAGCTCGGCACCTTTGGCACAGCCAGGAAGGAGCTGAAGGCGTTGCCGCTGACGCCCTGA
- a CDS encoding DUF4344 domain-containing metallopeptidase, whose translation MVRAASLADNTLEQLARDAGIGLRLREPSRRETGLDVPAMPLQHALRSVIRQHTHRVAKAVCGSLAALSLSAAFAHAQTAPPLPAGVTLADFEAGMAGAIRELENAPGLEGLSEQERREYIEFVAGNVMFATAHEVGHMLVRELGLPVLGREEDAVDAYATLTGLRHVDTFSDRVLTNSAWGWFLSDQRDRAENYSTPFYDAHGLDKQRAYNIICLMVGGDPDRFGKLADMSKMPADRQGDCQGDYSNASWSWEKTLAPHIRTPDQPKTKFNVRYLDSDKYQALGRAFRQVRILETLANHLTDRYVWRRPIDFVVLSCGTPNAHYDVATHSLTVCYELAADFGNLYRGYGAKAKEKP comes from the coding sequence ATGGTTCGCGCGGCCTCGCTGGCCGACAATACGCTTGAGCAGTTGGCAAGAGATGCCGGCATCGGGCTCAGGCTTCGCGAGCCATCTCGGCGCGAGACAGGATTGGACGTGCCCGCCATGCCGCTCCAGCACGCGCTCAGATCTGTCATCAGGCAGCACACGCACCGTGTCGCCAAGGCTGTGTGCGGAAGCCTCGCCGCTCTGAGCCTCAGCGCCGCATTTGCCCACGCACAAACTGCCCCGCCACTGCCCGCGGGAGTGACGCTCGCCGATTTCGAGGCGGGGATGGCGGGTGCCATCCGCGAACTCGAGAATGCCCCAGGCCTCGAAGGCCTGTCCGAGCAGGAACGGCGCGAGTACATCGAGTTCGTTGCCGGCAATGTGATGTTCGCGACCGCCCACGAAGTGGGCCACATGCTGGTCCGCGAATTGGGTTTGCCGGTCCTGGGGCGAGAAGAGGATGCGGTTGATGCCTATGCGACGCTGACCGGGCTGCGGCATGTCGATACGTTTTCCGATCGCGTCCTGACCAATTCGGCCTGGGGCTGGTTTCTCAGCGACCAGCGCGACCGGGCGGAAAATTACAGCACACCTTTCTACGACGCGCATGGCCTCGACAAGCAGCGTGCCTACAACATCATTTGCCTGATGGTCGGAGGCGATCCCGACCGGTTCGGGAAGCTCGCCGACATGTCGAAGATGCCGGCGGACCGTCAGGGCGATTGTCAGGGCGACTACAGTAACGCCTCGTGGTCATGGGAAAAGACTTTGGCGCCGCACATCCGCACGCCGGATCAGCCGAAGACCAAATTCAATGTCCGCTACCTCGACAGTGATAAATACCAGGCGCTCGGCCGTGCTTTCCGCCAGGTCAGAATCCTGGAGACTTTGGCGAACCACCTCACTGACCGATACGTCTGGCGCCGGCCCATCGATTTCGTCGTGCTGTCTTGTGGGACGCCCAATGCGCATTACGATGTGGCAACTCACTCGCTCACCGTCTGCTACGAGCTTGCCGCGGATTTCGGGAACCTCTATCGCGGCTACGGCGCCAAGGCGAAGGAGAAGCCATGA
- a CDS encoding NAD(P)-dependent oxidoreductase yields MATQRERIGFIGLGSMGRPMATSLVRKGFSLSAFDTAAAHTAVLVERGARSADDLAALVSAADVVITMLPNTPDVAGVVSGPGGLTETGRPGMLMIDMSTIDPAASRSFGAALAGRGMHFIDAAVGRSPAHAERGESLFMVGAEQDDLARARPILEAMGNKIIHCGPPGSGISMKIVNNFLAMATCQISAEALTLGARLGLSTATMFDVITNSLASNDHLKTYWPTKVLKGDVAPGFAIDLAYKDLSIAVGAAAAAGVPVFTGAAAREALGQARAGQGLGAKDITAVLLATAANAGITPPRF; encoded by the coding sequence ATGGCCACGCAGCGTGAACGGATAGGCTTCATCGGACTTGGCAGCATGGGCCGGCCGATGGCGACGTCGCTGGTCCGCAAGGGATTCTCGCTGTCGGCTTTCGACACCGCTGCCGCGCACACCGCAGTGCTGGTCGAGCGCGGAGCCAGGAGCGCCGACGATCTCGCGGCGCTGGTTTCCGCCGCCGACGTCGTCATCACCATGCTGCCGAACACGCCCGACGTCGCGGGCGTGGTCAGCGGCCCGGGCGGGCTCACCGAGACCGGCCGGCCGGGAATGCTGATGATCGACATGAGCACGATCGATCCCGCCGCGAGCCGGTCCTTCGGCGCGGCCCTCGCCGGGCGCGGCATGCATTTCATCGATGCCGCGGTCGGGCGCTCCCCGGCCCATGCCGAGCGCGGCGAAAGCCTTTTCATGGTCGGCGCGGAGCAGGACGACCTCGCACGCGCCCGCCCGATCCTCGAGGCCATGGGCAACAAGATCATTCATTGCGGGCCGCCGGGCAGCGGCATCTCGATGAAGATCGTCAACAACTTCCTTGCCATGGCGACGTGCCAAATCTCCGCCGAAGCGCTGACGCTCGGCGCCAGGCTCGGCCTGTCCACCGCGACGATGTTCGACGTGATCACGAATTCGCTGGCGAGCAACGACCACCTCAAGACCTACTGGCCGACAAAGGTGCTCAAGGGCGACGTGGCTCCTGGCTTTGCCATCGATCTCGCCTACAAGGATCTCTCGATCGCGGTCGGCGCGGCGGCGGCGGCCGGCGTCCCGGTGTTCACCGGCGCGGCGGCGCGGGAAGCGCTGGGCCAGGCGCGCGCCGGCCAGGGGCTCGGCGCCAAGGACATCACGGCGGTCCTGCTCGCCACTGCGGCGAATGCCGGCATCACGCCGCCGAGGTTCTAG
- a CDS encoding DUF3551 domain-containing protein gives MRTLMALAVVAATTGLTHEASAQGTYYPWCARYDAYAYNCGFVTWAQCQANISGMGGICYENPMPPPVAQPRASQKRKKQRTY, from the coding sequence ATGCGCACGCTGATGGCGCTTGCGGTTGTCGCGGCAACGACTGGCCTCACCCATGAGGCCAGCGCACAAGGGACCTATTACCCATGGTGCGCGCGTTACGATGCCTACGCCTACAACTGCGGTTTCGTGACATGGGCCCAATGCCAGGCAAACATCAGCGGTATGGGAGGGATCTGCTACGAGAACCCGATGCCGCCGCCGGTCGCGCAGCCGCGCGCGAGCCAGAAGCGCAAGAAACAGCGCACTTACTAG
- the gyrB gene encoding DNA topoisomerase (ATP-hydrolyzing) subunit B — MAEPARQTAPESNAAIADYGAESIKVLKGLDAVRKRPGMYIGDTDDGSGLHHMVYEVVDNAIDEALAGHATQVIVTLNPDGSCTVIDDGRGIPTDIHEEGVSAAEVIMTQLHAGGKFDQNSYKVSGGLHGVGVSVVNALSKWLKLTIWRGGKEYFMEFADGDAVAPLKAVGDTAGKRGTEVTFLPSTATFTMVEFDFATLEHRLRELAFLNSGVTVALSDKRHAVEKREEMRYGGGVEEFVKYLDRNKTPLVPKPIVIKAERQGVGVECALWWNDGYHENVLCFTNNIPQRDGGTHLAGFRGALTRQVTGYAEKTPTGRKEKVDLTGDDCREGLTAVLSVKVADPKFSSQTKDKLVSSEVRPVVESVINDVLNAWLEEHPAEAKAIVGKVVEAAAAREAARKARELTRKKGIDIASLPGKLADCQERDPVKAELLIVEGDSAGGSAKMGRDRAFQAVLPLRGKILNVERVRPDKMLSSEQIGTLIMALGTGISDEFSADKARYHKIIIMTDADVDGSHIRTLLLTFFYRQMRDLIDRGYIYIAQAPLYKVSRGKSEQYLKNDHALEDYLTDSGLEDTVFRTYSGDERAGADLKAIVEEARSIRNVLVGLHSRYNRKVVEQAAILGVLSAKIFGDPETANAAAPYIARRLDVLSEETERGWQGTFAEGEGFHFERTVRGVKEIAALDAALLGSADARKLDEHAATLQEVYERPGTLRRKGEDTPIYGPVSLFEAVMAAGRKGISLQRYKGLGEMNPQQLWETTLDTNVRSLLQVKVKEIDEADDIFTKLMGDVVEPRRDFIQENALAASVDA; from the coding sequence ATGGCCGAACCGGCCCGTCAGACAGCCCCCGAGAGCAACGCCGCAATCGCCGATTACGGCGCGGAATCCATCAAGGTCCTCAAAGGCCTCGATGCGGTGCGCAAGCGCCCGGGCATGTATATCGGAGACACCGACGACGGCTCCGGCCTGCATCACATGGTCTACGAGGTCGTCGATAACGCGATCGACGAGGCGCTCGCCGGCCACGCCACGCAGGTCATCGTCACGCTCAATCCGGATGGCTCCTGCACGGTGATCGACGACGGCCGCGGCATCCCGACCGACATCCACGAAGAGGGTGTGTCGGCGGCCGAAGTGATCATGACGCAGCTGCATGCGGGCGGGAAGTTCGACCAGAACTCCTACAAGGTGTCGGGCGGCCTGCATGGCGTCGGCGTCTCGGTCGTCAACGCGCTGTCGAAATGGCTCAAGCTCACGATCTGGCGCGGCGGCAAAGAGTACTTCATGGAGTTTGCCGACGGCGACGCGGTCGCGCCGCTGAAAGCTGTCGGCGATACGGCCGGCAAACGCGGCACCGAGGTGACGTTCCTGCCCTCGACCGCCACGTTCACGATGGTGGAGTTCGACTTCGCGACGCTCGAGCACCGCCTGCGCGAGCTTGCGTTTCTCAATTCCGGCGTCACCGTCGCGCTGTCCGACAAGCGCCACGCCGTCGAGAAGCGCGAGGAGATGCGCTACGGGGGCGGCGTCGAGGAATTCGTCAAGTATCTCGACCGCAACAAGACTCCGCTGGTGCCGAAGCCGATCGTCATCAAGGCCGAGCGGCAGGGCGTTGGCGTCGAGTGCGCGCTGTGGTGGAACGACGGCTACCACGAGAACGTCCTCTGCTTCACCAACAACATCCCGCAGCGCGACGGCGGCACGCATCTCGCGGGCTTCCGCGGCGCGCTCACGCGCCAGGTGACCGGCTACGCCGAGAAGACGCCGACGGGACGCAAGGAGAAGGTCGATCTCACCGGCGATGATTGCCGCGAGGGGTTGACCGCCGTGCTCTCGGTCAAGGTCGCGGATCCGAAGTTCTCATCGCAGACCAAGGACAAGCTCGTCTCCTCCGAGGTGCGCCCGGTGGTCGAGAGCGTGATCAACGACGTGCTTAACGCCTGGCTCGAAGAGCATCCGGCCGAGGCGAAGGCCATCGTCGGCAAGGTGGTGGAGGCCGCCGCGGCGCGCGAGGCCGCCCGCAAGGCGCGCGAGCTCACCCGCAAGAAGGGCATTGATATCGCTTCGCTGCCCGGCAAGCTCGCCGACTGCCAGGAGCGCGATCCCGTCAAGGCGGAGCTGCTGATCGTGGAGGGTGATTCGGCGGGCGGCTCGGCCAAGATGGGGCGCGACCGCGCCTTTCAGGCCGTGCTGCCGCTGCGCGGCAAGATCCTCAACGTGGAGCGCGTGCGACCCGACAAGATGCTCTCGTCCGAGCAGATCGGCACGCTGATCATGGCGCTCGGGACCGGTATCAGCGACGAGTTCTCGGCCGACAAGGCGCGCTATCACAAGATCATCATCATGACGGACGCGGACGTCGACGGCTCGCACATCCGCACGCTGCTGCTGACGTTCTTCTATCGCCAAATGCGTGACCTGATCGACCGCGGCTACATCTACATTGCGCAGGCCCCGCTCTACAAAGTGAGCCGTGGCAAGTCCGAGCAGTATCTCAAGAACGACCATGCGCTCGAGGACTACCTTACCGACTCCGGCCTCGAGGACACCGTGTTCCGCACCTATTCGGGCGACGAGCGCGCCGGCGCCGATTTGAAGGCGATCGTCGAGGAGGCGCGCAGCATCCGCAATGTGCTCGTCGGCCTACACAGCCGCTATAACCGCAAGGTCGTGGAGCAGGCCGCAATTCTGGGTGTGCTGAGCGCAAAGATTTTCGGCGACCCGGAGACGGCAAATGCGGCAGCGCCTTATATCGCGCGCCGGCTCGATGTGCTGAGCGAGGAAACCGAGCGTGGCTGGCAAGGTACTTTCGCCGAAGGGGAAGGCTTTCACTTCGAGCGCACGGTGCGCGGCGTGAAGGAGATTGCGGCCCTTGATGCCGCGCTGCTGGGCTCGGCCGACGCGCGCAAGCTCGACGAGCATGCGGCTACCCTGCAAGAGGTTTATGAACGCCCCGGCACGCTGCGCCGCAAAGGCGAAGATACGCCGATTTATGGCCCCGTCAGCCTGTTCGAGGCCGTGATGGCGGCGGGCCGCAAGGGGATTTCGCTGCAGCGCTATAAGGGCCTCGGCGAAATGAACCCGCAGCAGTTGTGGGAGACGACGCTCGACACCAACGTGCGCTCGCTCTTGCAGGTGAAGGTGAAGGAAATCGACGAGGCCGACGATATTTTCACCAAGCTGATGGGTGACGTGGTCGAGCCGCGGCGCGACTTCATCCAGGAGAACGCGCTCGCCGCGAGCGTGGATGCGTAA
- a CDS encoding FAD-dependent oxidoreductase: MAPVANLPTPDFTFDPNAPGACIAGVRPWRKTAYRLEGKADSGRFVVHNYGHGGAGITLSWGCAAKVRDIVALHLGTPAGKPVAVLGAGVMGLTAATLLREIGCVVTIYSDRKPVETTSHKAGGQWAVSVVEFQSKEAELKDILKFAYKRFKDSIGQGFGVSERSNYTATESHNLDVVEQLVPGLLPPRALLPRLPFEGHTKPGFEYKTLLIEPPIFLPKLEADLNASGATFKFLPQKFASKAEILAKVPDNTIVNCTGFGAKALWGDNNLVPIQGQLAMLKPGQPGLEYLYGQDGYMFPRADAVVIGGTFDEGVNSEVPNKAKCNSLVDHIKSLFGQAPVKPLIASHIHHPQHAEKVNPAIPA; encoded by the coding sequence GTGGCGCCCGTTGCAAATCTGCCGACGCCGGACTTCACGTTCGATCCGAACGCGCCCGGGGCCTGCATCGCGGGCGTCAGACCCTGGCGGAAGACCGCTTATCGGCTCGAGGGCAAGGCGGATTCGGGCCGGTTCGTGGTGCACAACTACGGCCACGGCGGCGCTGGCATCACGCTGAGCTGGGGCTGCGCTGCGAAAGTGCGCGACATCGTCGCCCTGCACCTCGGCACGCCTGCCGGCAAACCCGTTGCGGTACTCGGCGCGGGCGTCATGGGCCTCACGGCGGCAACGCTGCTGCGCGAGATCGGCTGCGTCGTGACGATCTATTCCGACCGCAAACCGGTCGAGACCACGTCGCACAAGGCGGGCGGCCAGTGGGCTGTGTCGGTCGTGGAATTTCAGAGCAAAGAGGCAGAACTCAAGGATATCCTGAAGTTCGCCTACAAGCGGTTCAAGGACAGCATCGGTCAGGGCTTCGGCGTCTCGGAGCGCTCGAACTACACCGCGACCGAGTCGCACAACCTCGATGTCGTCGAGCAACTCGTCCCCGGCCTGCTTCCGCCCCGCGCGCTCTTGCCCCGCCTGCCGTTCGAGGGACACACCAAGCCCGGCTTTGAATACAAGACACTGCTGATCGAGCCGCCGATCTTCCTGCCCAAGCTGGAGGCCGACCTGAATGCAAGCGGCGCCACATTCAAATTCCTGCCGCAGAAATTCGCCAGCAAGGCGGAGATCCTCGCCAAGGTGCCCGACAACACAATCGTCAACTGCACCGGCTTCGGCGCGAAGGCGCTGTGGGGCGACAACAATCTGGTTCCGATTCAGGGCCAGCTTGCGATGCTGAAGCCCGGCCAGCCGGGGCTGGAATATCTCTATGGCCAGGATGGCTACATGTTTCCGCGCGCGGACGCGGTGGTGATCGGCGGCACGTTCGACGAAGGCGTGAACAGCGAAGTGCCGAACAAGGCCAAGTGCAACAGCCTGGTCGATCACATCAAGTCGCTCTTCGGCCAAGCGCCGGTCAAGCCGCTGATCGCCTCGCACATCCACCATCCGCAGCACGCCGAGAAGGTGAATCCGGCGATTCCCGCCTGA
- a CDS encoding DUF1993 domain-containing protein, translated as MPLSMSTVATQSFLQTLTALAKILDKAAAHCAARKIDQAVLLQTRLTPDMFPLVKQVQLVCDFAKNTMGRLTGEPPKYPDDEKSLDDLKSRIAKTIDYVKSFKDADIDATAQKDVTFPVGPQNTMTLKGDQYVLAFALPNFYFHATTAYDILRQCGVEIGKRDFLGRT; from the coding sequence ATGCCGCTCTCGATGTCCACCGTTGCCACGCAGTCGTTTCTCCAGACCCTGACCGCGCTCGCCAAAATTCTCGACAAGGCCGCAGCGCACTGCGCGGCCAGGAAGATCGATCAGGCCGTGCTCTTACAGACGCGGCTCACGCCCGACATGTTTCCGCTCGTGAAGCAGGTGCAGCTTGTCTGCGACTTCGCCAAGAACACGATGGGGCGCCTCACCGGCGAGCCGCCGAAGTATCCCGACGACGAGAAATCGCTCGACGACCTCAAGTCGCGCATCGCCAAGACCATTGACTACGTGAAGAGCTTCAAGGATGCCGACATCGACGCAACGGCGCAAAAGGACGTGACCTTCCCGGTCGGCCCGCAGAACACCATGACGCTCAAGGGCGACCAGTATGTGCTCGCCTTCGCGCTCCCGAACTTCTATTTCCACGCCACTACGGCCTACGACATCCTGCGCCAGTGCGGCGTCGAGATCGGCAAGCGGGATTTTCTCGGGAGGACGTGA